The DNA region ACCAAGTGCTGTTGCTCAAAATCATGGGCATCAATTTTCTGACTTTCTGATGGATGTTAGtaaaaatagagaataaaaACATGGAAACTGATctatacagaaaaaaaaaatatgaatttaaaaaaaaaaattcagttaAAGTTAACGAAGGGCTtcacggaaaaaaaaaataaaataaaccatcaaaagaccaaaaaaaatcatctattttaaaaaaaatgaaatgagaatcaAAAAACATCCAGTCCATCGaacaaaaaatgtgaaaaaaaaaccccaaagaCAAACCTCAAAACATGCAAACCCATGTTTAACATAAGAAGCTCTaggatctaaaaaataaaatgaaaactaaaagatcTAAATGAACACATATAGATCTGatgttgtttgaaaaaaaaaaaaaaacagagagcttCTAAGcgggagagaaagaaataggtgtaaaataAGTTAAGGTTTATGACTTGCTTCTTAGTTCcttctcaaaatgaaaaaaagagggCTGAAATGGGTTTAGAGAAAGAAATAGAGTCTGTCATCGAGATCATTGAAAtgtagagagaaagaaagagatctaaacggaagataaagctgtttgagagagagagatcgaaagagaggtggggagagagaggaagggaAATTAGAATTATACAAGGAGAAAATTAGACAAGGAGTTGTTTGTtagctttttgttttcttttgaggTGGTTAAagcatagctagctagctaacttTGAAGGGTGTGGAGAACTGTGTAAGATGATGAAAGCAAGCAATAAATGCAATAatagaagagataggagagaaAAATAGATCAAGATGATGGGATCGAGGATGGAATCCATACGTGTACATTTACTTGCTTGCTTTTTTGGTTGGCaactccttttctttctttcgttctttctttctttaatttatctaggagctatagctagctagctctgatctctttcttttcattatatatCGTGGTGTGCGTGCTTGTTGGGGGGAATACTTTTAAAGATAGCGCTCATGTTATCTTTTCACACTACAAGTACCACACAACTTAACgattgacaaaaaaaataaaacataaaaataaaaataaaaatatatgagtgaGTATACTAGGtgggtattttttttatgtgcctTTGTTAGGATTAACTTTTAATATTAGGGGGGCCTCTTGTAAGAAGAAAaagtcatattatttttttaattttattctttctaaattaattaatatattctactttttacccatatattatatatttgataagaaaaaaaaataataaaaatgatgtaTGGTGAATAGTATAAAAATGATAGGTATAagcttttattatataatttttaattggtTCTTACTAgaaattttttgacaaaatctaTACCGAATTGACCCAAACTACCCCAAAGATGCATGATCCCAATTGGGAAatacaagaataaataaaaataaacttcaaacaacgaataaattaatttgaactaataataatattaaattaatgttagatatagttaaatattgtgaaaatattgtgtgattattattaaacattttttgtATGTGATATTAGAATATGCTTTTGTTAGATTCCaatttcattgtattttatcatttgattatttatttaattgagtgtaggaaataattgttatttatttcGTTCATGCTGCTTATGTAGAACTGTATATAACAGTTGAAACAATCATTTCCTTCATTAATATCTACTGAATGATTGATGCACATCTagctttattattattgttattattattattattattatttagctaAGTTCATATATATCCATTGATgacacactaatatataaatccaaacacttaatttatataaattgaaagatacaaaatttgaaaagatagtaattaaaaatttaaaaattgtgtaaatttaaatgatctaggtataataaaaaaataattgattcaaatcatatgccccattaattgatttattttctcaAGACTCAAATCATCCCtttttctctaaaaattaacgataaaaaactaaaaattcataacatcaaaaaaaaaaaaaaccagtagagaaatattttaaaataattagtagAGAAATAGTTGATAATTACTTAGAATAGGGAATTGAGTTTGACAAATagcttctaaaatattttttgtatgtgatattgaaatatgcttttgttagattcaaatttcaaaatattttatcatttgattatttatttaattgagtgtaggaaataattgttatttatttctttcatcttGTTTGTGTAGAACAATATCCAACGGTTGAAACAATCACTTCCTTCATTAACATAATGAGAAGTGGTAAGAttctgtaaataatttttttttaaaaaatttacaaacaaaaatataaatttatgaaaaatttaagtttgtaaactattttttgaagatcaTGGAAAAGAACCTTCAAAAAGAATCTTGTATAGAGATTtaccagaagagaaaaaggaagagatccgtagaaaacaaagagaaagataTGCTAAACAAAAAGCATCCAAAAGGAACTCGATTCGTATAAATGATTTCGATACATCTATTGGTGATCAAACGACTACGTCGATTGCTCGATATTCAAACAATGATATCCAATATATAGACAACATTCAAGACTTTAGTCTTGTTCAAAGAGTATCAAAGAGAAAGCGAAATTCTGATGTTCATATTGATATCGTTGAAGAGGATTCGTCTCGTGAAGTATGTGTTATTCCTGATGTTGAAGTCTGTGTCATTAATTCAGAGACAAATTCATCCATAAACAATGTCTCCGAATCTTCTAATCAACTCTTTATCCAGCAGGTTCTCCTCTAATCATTTTTCGATATTTCTTATTCAACCATCATTCTATTCTTTTCCTCTGAgattttgatatatattatacaaatagGATCCACATGTTGTTCAAGAGGAGTCGAGCTACGATACAAATATGCTGACACCTTGTAGGGGTaagaaacaaatataaaatcagTTGGTTCTTTTAATTCAGTCATCGAATCTTGCTACTGTACCAGTAATGTCCTtactcaaataatttaaataatattacgaGCTTGTGTCTGTtgccttattttcattttttaaccaAATAGGTCAGTCGCATCATGGTTCTGTCGGATTTAGACAATTGTTGAAGGTAGTGCCATTTGAAGCATATTCTCTGCCATTAGTCCCCAGCTGCATACATTGTAGAGCAAAGCGATTCCACCATGAAACAACTGGCTTTTGCTGTGCTGATGGAACAATTTCTTTAGCCACAAATGATGTTCCTGATCAGCTTTATGCATTGTTTACCTCCAACACAGATGAATCTACACATTTTAGGACATACATTCGAACTTATAATAACAAGTTCGCTTTTACATCCTTTGGAGTGAAGTTTGATAAAGATCTTTGCAGGAGAAATAGAGGAATCTATACTTTCAGAACTCAAGGACAGATCTATCACTATATCAACGATTTGGTTCCTTCAAATCGTCGTCCTTCTTATCTCCAGTTGTATTTCTATGATACAGAacatgaattagaaaatcgcatttctgattCAAATAGAATGGATCCATCAATTGTCACTCAACTCATTGATATTCTTCGCATCAATccgtattctatttttttccgcTCTCTTGGTGATTTGCCAGATTTGGAAAATCAAATAATTCATATAAGATCAGATACTGGCCTAGATCAACGTGTATTCAATGCCCCCACATCTTCACAAGTTGCAGCAATATGGGTAgaaaatgatgatgaagatcaaCTAAGAGGACGTGACATTTTTGTCTTTAACCATTCTGGTGGAAGTCATATAGTTCAGTACTATTTTGGGTGTTATGATCCATTGCGATATCCGTTGTTATTTCCATTTGGCGATGTTGGTTGGCATCAAGGGATTGAAAGGATTAGTAGAGGAAGGAGATCTACATATAACGAAACAAACGGATCAATAAATCCTCAACAATCAGTGAGTGCAGAAGAATTACTTGCAAGAGAACAACGAGGTTAGATTGCagtattaatattcaaaaatttcatttagtATGTACTTCTAACTTAGTAACGTTTCTTTCACATTCAACTTTTGTAGCGTCaaacagaaaaaggaaggatccaGTTGTTTCATGCCGTGAATATTATTGCTATAAATTACAAATCAGAGAAAATGTCAGATCAATTTTGTTACTTTCTGGTCGACTATTGCAACAATTTGTAGTAGATATGTATGTTAAGATCGAGACGTCAAGATTAGACTATTTTAGGAAAAAGCAACAACATATTCGATCAGAGTTATATCAAGGTATTGTTGATACAATTACGCTTGGGGAAACAAACGCTTCTAATGTTGGAAAACGGATTATACTGCCTTCATCATTTATTGGAGGATTCCCTATTATGATGACAAcacttcatcttcatattttattataaattaattatcaataaattaacatttcatattcaaatatttagatattttagcTGTCGCAATCAAAATTAAGCCAACTAAAGAGATAACGACAGCATCTGGACCAACACTattcacctagtatatatatatatatttttaaaaggaataaaatTTCGGTCAGCCAGGTATGTTTGTTTCGTGGCTATAAAATTTAGTACatgttactttttaatttttcataaaaaaaattaaaccgaCCTGACCagtcctgatggagttcggttcggtccagggtgggaaaaccctggaccgaatagatCCGGTCCAGTTCACAAAACCTCCCTAGACCGGACCGTACTCACCCCTAATTAGCCCAAATATTTAACCGAACACAATGATCAGTTTCCAAATTCAATATGAGAAAAAACTTTTATAGTATTTTCAAAAGGCTTAagtgtaatttatatatttaaacttgTATAGATAATggataaataatttatacaaataataacatatgaaaaaaatgatatatgtaagttttaaaatatacaaattttgtaaattctttttggaaaaaatagataaatttaatactcacattaaaaaaataattttttaataataaacactacttttaaaaaaatatacgtATATGAAATTTGctcattttaaaactatatatagcattattcaAAACATATAACATTTTTGAAAGGCTACAGTATCCTTCATGGTAGATTTTGTCAGTCTAGTTATAATTACCAGATATATAAAGActttacttatttttatatgtatgtCACTCAAATTAGTGGTCACTATAAATGTCACATTCATAAATGTGATTAAAATGatagtatttgaaaaaatagtattttttcataataCTTTTACTTCAAATTGATGTGAGAAATATATTATTCATCCTAACCTGATAAAATCTGACGTGAGATTTAAATCcttaaaatctcttattaataaaatataattactaCATATACAAAAAGATTgcataaaataaactcataaactgatataattttattgaatctgtttgatctattttataataaaagtgaaATTACAATCTCATGTACCACATAAGCCACATCAATTTGTcagtttacttttatgtaatttctttatgattaaattattttccttaatCAAATCTTTCATGTCagtaatatgatatattatccattttgaaaatcGCTACagatacaaaaagtaaaattacaatctcatatatcacatcaatttgtgagtttaattttatataatttttttgtgattaaatTAGTTTCCCTAATCAAATATTTCATATCAgtaatattatgatatattatttattttgaaaatcgatataaatataaaaagattatataaaaataagctaaaaattaacgttactttataatatttattagatctattttataataaaaataattttataatttgactcgTAATATTAAATTACGTTAGTTTATAATGTGTAATTCTtgtatgattaaaatatttatctcatAGATATAACttcttatataaatatccatCATTTGGTTGGAGAAGGCCACGTGGGTAGCTGCGACACGAAACTGGCGCCAAAATTTCCCGCCAAAACTCCGAACCGACCCGGATTCGCAAAGCGGGTGGGCATGGGTTGACACATTGGGTTGCATTAAGGCGATAGATGGAAAGCAGGAAAGGTTATCCTTGTGAAAGCGCAGAAGAAACGGCCGCTCCTAAACGAAAAAGCTCATACGCACGGATAGAAAATGGCCGGAGATGGAGAAGGGCCTTCTCCTTCGACCCCGAACTCGCCGTCCTCCACGGGTTTCAACAGTGATCAGCTTCCTCACACTGACCGCAGCTTAGAGAACTTCACCGACGATGATTACGACGATGAGGAGGCCGCCGTCGATCCCGTAATTATCCGTGACGAGCCCGAAGAGgttgaggaagaggaagatggaGAGGATCTTTTCAACGATACCTTCATGGAGTCAGTCTGATTTTTCTCTTCCTATTCCAGTTCCCTCTCACTCCTCATTTTAAGATTTCAAATTGTTTGCgaaaatgttatttattatttttacaaaattaaacgCAGTGATTATCGGAGGATGAATGAGCATGACCAGTACGAGTCGATGGGGCTGGATGACTCTCTGGAGGACGAGCGAGATTTGGACCAGATCATGCGGGACCGCAGGGCTGCTGAGTTGGAGCTCGACACCCGCGATGGCCGCAACGTCAACCGCAAGCTTCCTCAGCTTCTCCATGACCAAGGTTCTTTTTATCATAACATGGTCTCTATCTTATTACGTGGTGTGTTGTTATTTGCCAAGTTTTATTTTTCGTACCGGTTTTGACTTAGTTTTTCACTCTTTAATTgctatgttttaaattttaatccttttaaagaaaaattagtaTGTGTATTGACAAATTACCCCCAGTCCATCTATATGCACAACAAACGATGGATCTTAGATCGAGAACGTACACCAAGCCAAGCTCCAGTCCCAAAGCGTTGGAGTAATCAACAGTACTGCCAATTCTCGGGTCGCAATGATTATCCATTATAATTTTGGCTTGGCAGAGTGAGCTATCGCTTATGTTTATCCCTCGTTTGAGCTGGGTAACGGTGGTTAATGTACTCGAATATGTTCATCTACTACGGCAAGCTTTTGgtatttttactgaaaataactattttaaattgattgatTATAACATATCAAGATAATAACACTACCAAACCCCTGCCAAGTGACGAAGGCTTTGGTTTTTGGAATATCACTCTGTTGAAGGTCTAAGATTTAATATTTCATgggtgtaaataatttttttttggagccACACCAAAAGTTAACGATTTaactaattttatataaagaaaCTTGTTAGAATGCAGTATACAGTACCGGAATTTACTCTGGGAGTATGTCTAGTTCCTGCATTGAAGGGGTcccgacattaaaaaaaaaaaaaaaaaaaaaaaaaaaaaaaaagcttggaagaaaagaaaggaaacggAAAGTGAATGCAAATTCATTGCATGCGTGCCCAAGGAATTTTGATCCATGGCAATGAAGTTAAATACTTGTGGATGCTGAGTTCTGCCTTCGTACTTTATAATCATAGACTTTCACATTTTGGTCACAGACACAGATGATGATAACTATAGGCCGTCAAAGAGGTCTAGAGCTGATTTCAGGCCTCCTGCATCAAGAAGCTTTGACGACGCTGATGGAATGCAAAGTTCACCTGGAAGATCACAGCGAGGACAATCAAGAGAGGATGTGCCCATGACTGATCAGACTGACGATGATCCATATGAGGTGTTAAGCCGTCTTAAGTTTATTCTGTTACTCCTGAAAGCAATGATCCTTCTTCAGCTAATAATGTGCATTACATTTTCAGTCATTAGCTTATTGCTGATTGTGTTCATTGtaggatgaagatgatgatgaaggtGAATTTGAGATGTATCGAGTTCAAGGAACTCTGAGAGAGTGGGTTACCAGGGATGAAGTGCGTCGCTTTATAGCAAAGAAGTTCAAGGATTTTCTACTTACATACGTGAATCCAAAGAATGATCATGGCAACTTCGAATATGTGCGGATAATAAATGAGATGGTATCAGGTAAGCTATTAATTTCTGCTTACATTGCTCCCTGAGAAATTGAAATCGTGTAAGGTGAACCCTTATATGACATGTTTTGTTCGCTACAAAATGCAATCCCTCACAAAGATTTCCTGTTTTATATATTATGTGGACTAATTTGATGTTGCTCTGCAGCTAATAAGTGTAGCTTGGAGATTGATTACAAACAATTTATCTACATCCATCCCAATATTGCCATCTGGTTGGCCGATGCCCCACATTCTGTCCTTGAAGTAATGGAAGATGTTGCCAAGAGTGTTGTCTTTGATTTACAtccaaactacaaaaatatcCATCAAAAGATCTATGTTCGCATTACCAACTTACCTGTTTATGATCAGATTCGGAATATTAGGTAATATTTATAAATCCATTGCTATTTCTTAAGATCCTTTTACACTGCTAAAGTTTGATTTCAACTTTACACTTGTTTGCTGATTTGCAGGCAAATCCATTTGAACACCATGATTCGTATTGGTGGAGTTGTGACCCGTCGCTCTGGGGTCTTCCCCCAGTTGCAACAGGTAAAGTATGATTGCAACAAATGTGGGGCAATTTTGGGACCATTTTTTCAGAATTCATATTCAGAAGTGAAGGTTGGTTCTTGCCCAGAATGTCAATCGAGTGGACCATTCACCGTCAATATCGAACAGGTGAAATTTCTAGAGCTCACGATTGGAGAACTGAAACTATAAGATTGTATCTTATTCGAAGATATGGGATTTTAATTTATGGAAAAATGCAGGGGAAACTAAGCTAAACAGATGTAAATGCACAGTTTGAGTTGAGGCTTTCATTTCTTTGGGCCCCAAATAGCCAAAAATGAGATGGAACCTCATTTAAACACGAGCTGAAACTCATTGATTTATCTTTCTTTGACTTGTTGCAGACAATTTACAGGAACTACCAAAAGCTTACACTCCAGGAGAGCCCTGGAATTGTGCCTGCAGGTCGGCTTCCTAGATACAAGGAAGTGATACTGTTGAACGATCTGATTGATTGTGCCCGTCCTGGGGAAGAGATTGTAAAGTCCTCTTCTTAGACTTTTTGTTTGTGCTTGTCGCTTATTACTTGTGTTATGAATAATTCCTgattttcagttttatgtttCATGTGGTTAATTACAGGAGGTCACAGGtatttatacaaataatttcGACTTATCTTTGAATACAAAGAATGGTTTTCCTGTATTTGCCACTGTTGTTGAAGCAAACTATGTCACAAAGAAGCAAGACCTGTTTTCTGCATACAAACTTACCCAGGAAGATAAAGAGGAGATAGAAAAGTTGTCTAAAGACCCCAGAATAGGAGAAAGGGTATCTCAACTGAcacaatatttctttttcaGTTATTCTTGTTTCTTCCTCATGAAATTCACTTACTAAGATTGTTTTGAACAATAATTTTCAGATTGTCAAGTCCATTGCTCCATCAATCTATGGCCATGAAGGTATAAAAACTGCAATAGCTCTTGCTATGTTTGGAGGCCAAGAGAAAAATGTTGAGGGGAAACACAGATTACGAGGGGACATAAATGTACTTCTCCTAGGTGATCCAGGGACGGCCAAGTCACAATTTCTCAAGTAAGAATCACTTCGATGTTTGATCTTACTTCAAAGAAGCTTAAAAATTGCTTTTGTAATAGTTATCTCACTTCTCAAGGTTTCTTTAATAGGTACATTGAAAAGACTGGGCAGAGGGCTGTGTATACTACTGGAAAAGGAGCTTCTGCTGTGGGGCTCACGGCAGCAGTGCACAAGGACCCAGTCACAAGGGAGTGGACTCTTGAAGGAGGGGCCCTTGTTCTTGCTGATAAAGGAATTTGCCTTATTGATGAGTTTGACAAGATGAACGATCAGGACAGGTAAGCGAATGCAAATTTGGATGTTACTTGTATAATTTGAAATCCCCGAGAAGGG from Carya illinoinensis cultivar Pawnee chromosome 6, C.illinoinensisPawnee_v1, whole genome shotgun sequence includes:
- the LOC122314359 gene encoding DNA replication licensing factor MCM2 — its product is MAGDGEGPSPSTPNSPSSTGFNSDQLPHTDRSLENFTDDDYDDEEAAVDPVIIRDEPEEVEEEEDGEDLFNDTFMDDYRRMNEHDQYESMGLDDSLEDERDLDQIMRDRRAAELELDTRDGRNVNRKLPQLLHDQDTDDDNYRPSKRSRADFRPPASRSFDDADGMQSSPGRSQRGQSREDVPMTDQTDDDPYEDEDDDEGEFEMYRVQGTLREWVTRDEVRRFIAKKFKDFLLTYVNPKNDHGNFEYVRIINEMVSANKCSLEIDYKQFIYIHPNIAIWLADAPHSVLEVMEDVAKSVVFDLHPNYKNIHQKIYVRITNLPVYDQIRNIRQIHLNTMIRIGGVVTRRSGVFPQLQQVKYDCNKCGAILGPFFQNSYSEVKVGSCPECQSSGPFTVNIEQTIYRNYQKLTLQESPGIVPAGRLPRYKEVILLNDLIDCARPGEEIEVTGIYTNNFDLSLNTKNGFPVFATVVEANYVTKKQDLFSAYKLTQEDKEEIEKLSKDPRIGERIVKSIAPSIYGHEGIKTAIALAMFGGQEKNVEGKHRLRGDINVLLLGDPGTAKSQFLKYIEKTGQRAVYTTGKGASAVGLTAAVHKDPVTREWTLEGGALVLADKGICLIDEFDKMNDQDRVSIHEAMEQQSISISKAGIVTSLQARCSVIAAANPIGGRYDSSKTFSHNVELTDPIISRFDILCVVKDVVDSVTDEMLAKFVVDSHFRSQPKGGNIDDKSVSESNEDNQSASRPVDPEILPQDLLKKYITYAKLNVFPRLHDADMDKLTHVYAELRRESSHGQGVPIAVRHIESMIRMSEAHARMHLRQHVTQDDVDMAIRVLLDSFISTQKFGVQKALQKSFRKYMTFKKDYNELLLYLLRELVKNALHFEEIVTGSTLGLSHIDVKVEELQSKAQEHDIYDLKPFFTSLHFSRANFSLDEDRGVIRHRLAK